The stretch of DNA TGCCGGACAGCGCGATCGCTCCACTCTGCGCAAGCCTGTCCTGGCGACCTGACCAGGCGGTCATCCATCTCGCTGGCGCGTTCGGACGCGAACTGCTCGCCGCAGCAGCGCGAGCCGGTGCCGCAACCGGTGCCTTCCATCCCCTCCAGACCTTCGCGGGTGCGGCCGTTCCCACCGCCTGGCAGGGGATCGCTGTCGCCATCGAGGCCGATCCCTCCCTGCAAGGGGAGCTGCTCGCCTTGGCGCAGCAGCTCGGCAGTCGTCCCTTCCTGCTTTCCCCAGAACAGCGCCCGCTCTACCACGCTGCCGCTGTTCTGGCCGCGAATGGCCTCGTCGCTCTCGCCGGTGTGGCAGCCGAGCTGATCGCACAGGCGACAGCCTCTGACCGCGCGACGGCGCTTCGCTCCCTCTTTCCCCTCTTGTCAGGTGTCCTCGCGAATCTCGACCAACTCGGCCTGCCCCAGGCTTTGACTGGCCCGGTCGCCCGAGCCGACCGCGAGACGATCGATCGGCATATCGAGGCCCTGGCACACACTGCCCCGACGCTCCTTCCCTTGTACCGGGCGCTCGCTCAGGCGATGCTCCCACTCGCGCGCGAGCGCGCGGCTGCTGCTCCCGAGCGGCTGGTCGCGCTCGACGACCTGGAACGATG from Thermomicrobium roseum DSM 5159 encodes:
- a CDS encoding Rossmann-like and DUF2520 domain-containing protein, whose protein sequence is MTIGSSSLPSQSVRQPIALLGAGGAGRALGVALVAAGFSVSAVWSRRRERAEELASLIPGSRVCSTPHDAAGSGRLVVLAVPDSAIAPLCASLSWRPDQAVIHLAGAFGRELLAAAARAGAATGAFHPLQTFAGAAVPTAWQGIAVAIEADPSLQGELLALAQQLGSRPFLLSPEQRPLYHAAAVLAANGLVALAGVAAELIAQATASDRATALRSLFPLLSGVLANLDQLGLPQALTGPVARADRETIDRHIEALAHTAPTLLPLYRALAQAMLPLARERAAAAPERLVALDDLERWLASEEVAR